In Anopheles gambiae chromosome 2, idAnoGambNW_F1_1, whole genome shotgun sequence, a single window of DNA contains:
- the LOC1269559 gene encoding eukaryotic translation initiation factor 3 subunit G — protein MPALDDIKSSWADEVESDSGSLPPPSEVIENGQKIVTEYKYNKDDKKVKVVRTYKISRVVVPKCVARRKSLAKFGDSATDRPGPNPQTTMVSEDVFMQFITNKEEEQKNENALDSMKNIVKCRTCEGEHWSFHCPYKNSAYDKPTKPTTAPVPETTSSSKPGKYVPPHMKESQGKPGIGGAMRGRDDTSAIRISNLSEAMTEADLEELVKKFGPHTKMFLSRDKSTGLCKGFAYVHFRSRRDAATAIEVLNGYGYDHLILSVEWSKPQNPQ, from the exons ATGCCGGCATTGGACGATATTAAATCTTCGTGGGCCGATGAGGTTGAGTCGGATTCCGGCTCGCTCCCACCACCGTCGGAAGTGATCGAAAATGGACAAAAGATCGTGACCGAGTACAAGTACAACAAGGATGACAAGAAGGTGAAGGTGGTGCGCACGTACAAAATCAGCCGCGTTGTGGTGCCGAAGTGCGTGGCCAGAAGGAAGAGCCTGGCCAAGTTCGGGGATTCGGCGACCGATCGGCCGGGCCCGAACCCGCAGACCACCATGGTCTCGGAAGACGTGTTCATGCAGTTCATCACCAACAAGGAGGAAGAACAGAAGAACGAAAATGCTTTGGATTCGATGAAGAACATTGTCAAGTGCCGTACTTGCGAGGGCGAGCATTGGTCATTCCATTGTCCGTACAAGAACAGTGCGTACGATAAGCCGACTAAGCCGACGACAGCTC CGGTTCCGGAAACGACCTCATCCAGCAAACCGGGCAAATACGTTCCACCCCACATGAAGGAAAGCCAAGGAAAGCCGGGCATCGGTGGTGCGATGCGTGGACGTGACGATACTAGTGCGATTCGTATCTCGAACCTGTCCGAGGCAATGACGGAGGCCGATCTGGAGGAGCTGGTGAAGAAGTTTGGCCCGCACACCAAGATGTTCCTGTCTCGCGACAAAAGCACCGGACTGTGCAAGGGCTTCGCATACGTTCACTTCCGTTCCCGCCGCGATGCCGCTACTGCGATCGAAGTTCTCAACGGTTACGGTTACGATCATTTGATTCTGAGCGTCGAATGGTCCAAGCCGCAGAACCCGCAGTAG
- the LOC1269558 gene encoding serine/threonine-protein kinase Nek7 has translation MAVDFPKLVARTMDQFNNSALNLCVVLAEGCFGSSVGLYRYNDQLIVIKSIPFNSPDYAYTAVLKEHTILSQLCHPRIIQYRGYYQTTTSWNIVLEYAERGNLATFLERRLSEGAFLNQHTVMAKFGDIADGLVYLHQRNVIHRDLKPANVLICIDNRLKLADFGISKIMHEDDLNRTIVGTPLYMAPEVARGKDYDYKSDVWALGIIFYELCMLEHPFVDRFGKRRNQKFSVPQLDCKRLGYSSALQVLCDMMIQKDPTKRWTLESILTKFRILEIVS, from the exons ATGGCGGTTGATTTCCCGAAGCTTGTGGCACGAACCATGGATCAATTCAATAATTCAGCCTTAAATTTATGCGTAGTTCTTGCTGAAGGTTGTTTCGGAAG TTCCGTAGGTTTATATCGATACAATGACCAACTCATCGTGATCAAAAGCATTCCATTCAATAGTCCGGATTATGCCTACACGGCGGTACTGAAAGAACACACAATTCTTTCGCAACTTTGCCATCCACGAATTATACAGTATCGGGGCTACTATCAAACAACCACCAGTTGGAACATCGTCCTGGAGTATGCAGAACGAGGCAATTTGGCAACGTTTCTCGAGCGACGCTTGTCCGAAGGCGCCTTTCTGAATCAGCACACTGTAATGGCCAAATTTGGAGACATTGCTGACGGTCTCGTGTATTTGCACCAGCGAAATGTTATTCATCGTGACCTGAAGCCAGCCAACGTACTGATTTGTATCGATAACCGTTTGAAACTGGCCGACTTTGGTATCTCAAAGATTATGCACGAAGACGATTTGAACCGGACTATCGTTGGGACACCGCTGTACATGGCCCCCGAGGTGGCCCGAGGCAAGGATTACGACTATAAAAGCGATGTATGGGCGCTGGGCATTATTTTCTATGAACTGTGCATGCTGGAGCATCCCTTCGTCGATCGGTTCGGGAAAAGGCGAAACCAAAAATTTAGTGTGCCACAGCTCGATTGCAAGCGGCTGGGATACAGTTCCGCCCTACAGGTCCTATGTGATATGATGATTCAGAAAGATCCGACCAAGCGCTGGACGCTGGAAAGTATCTTGACGAAATTTCGCATTTTAGAGATAGTGAGTTAG
- the LOC1269557 gene encoding probable U2 small nuclear ribonucleoprotein A' isoform X2 — MVKLTPDLINQSMQYMNPCRDRELDLRGYKIPQIENMGATLDQYDTIDFSDNDIRKLDGFPRLARLKCLLLNNNRIVRIGENLHESLPNLQSIILTGNNIQELGDLEPLTKLPNLETLSLLTNPVSTKQHYREYVAFRFPNLRLLDFRKIRQKEREAANLLFKSKKGKEMHKEIVRKAKRALPAGALGESSPEKQAVQNASPADIQKIKEAIKRATNLHEVERLNRMLQSGQITGDILNGANGSEAE, encoded by the exons ATGGTGAAACTTACACCAGATCTAATAAATCAGTCCATGCAGTACATGAACCCGTGTCGCGATCGAGAGCTAGACTTACGGG GGTACAAAATACCACAGATTGAGAATATGGGTGCGACGCTGGATCAGTACGATACGATCGACTTTTCCGACAACGACATCCGCAAGTTGGACGGTTTTCCGCGCCTGGCCAGATTGAAGTGTCTACTTCTGAACAACAACCGGATTGT GAGAATTGGTGAAAACCTTCACGAATCCCTTCCCAACCTTCAGAGTATCATTCTGACCGGCAACAACATCCAGGAGCTCGGTGACTTGGAACCTCTGACGAAGCTGCCGAACCTCGAGACGCTCAGCTTGCTGACGAATCCCGTATCCACCAAGCAACACTACCGTGAGTATGTTGCTTTCCGTTTCCCCAACCTACGGCTGCTAGATTTCCGCAAGATCCGGCAAAAGGAGCGCGAAGCAGCGAACCTACTGTTCAAGTCGAAGAAGGGCAAAGAAATGCACAAAGAAATCGTTCGGAAAGCGAAACGAGCGTTGCCGGCCGGTGCACTCGGCGAATCATCGCCGGAGAAGCAGGCCGTCCAGAATGCGAGCCCGGCCGACATTCAGAAGATTAAGGAAGCCATCAAGCGAGCGACGAATCTGCACGAAGTCGAACGGCTTAATCGCATGCTACAGTCGGGTCAAATTACCGGCGACATACTGAACG GCGCTAACGGTTCTGAAGCCGAGTAA
- the LOC1269557 gene encoding probable U2 small nuclear ribonucleoprotein A' isoform X1, translated as MVKLTPDLINQSMQYMNPCRDRELDLRGYKIPQIENMGATLDQYDTIDFSDNDIRKLDGFPRLARLKCLLLNNNRIVRIGENLHESLPNLQSIILTGNNIQELGDLEPLTKLPNLETLSLLTNPVSTKQHYREYVAFRFPNLRLLDFRKIRQKEREAANLLFKSKKGKEMHKEIVRKAKRALPAGALGESSPEKQAVQNASPADIQKIKEAIKRATNLHEVERLNRMLQSGQITGDILNGNESHSINY; from the exons ATGGTGAAACTTACACCAGATCTAATAAATCAGTCCATGCAGTACATGAACCCGTGTCGCGATCGAGAGCTAGACTTACGGG GGTACAAAATACCACAGATTGAGAATATGGGTGCGACGCTGGATCAGTACGATACGATCGACTTTTCCGACAACGACATCCGCAAGTTGGACGGTTTTCCGCGCCTGGCCAGATTGAAGTGTCTACTTCTGAACAACAACCGGATTGT GAGAATTGGTGAAAACCTTCACGAATCCCTTCCCAACCTTCAGAGTATCATTCTGACCGGCAACAACATCCAGGAGCTCGGTGACTTGGAACCTCTGACGAAGCTGCCGAACCTCGAGACGCTCAGCTTGCTGACGAATCCCGTATCCACCAAGCAACACTACCGTGAGTATGTTGCTTTCCGTTTCCCCAACCTACGGCTGCTAGATTTCCGCAAGATCCGGCAAAAGGAGCGCGAAGCAGCGAACCTACTGTTCAAGTCGAAGAAGGGCAAAGAAATGCACAAAGAAATCGTTCGGAAAGCGAAACGAGCGTTGCCGGCCGGTGCACTCGGCGAATCATCGCCGGAGAAGCAGGCCGTCCAGAATGCGAGCCCGGCCGACATTCAGAAGATTAAGGAAGCCATCAAGCGAGCGACGAATCTGCACGAAGTCGAACGGCTTAATCGCATGCTACAGTCGGGTCAAATTACCGGCGACATACTGAACGGTAACGAATCGCATTCCATTAATTATTAA
- the LOC1269556 gene encoding uncharacterized protein LOC1269556 codes for MELMNSELKPKSASNLQKEELVLIFEEYQQKAKLENLDDSKERQKFWTEATQRLNKIEGGTVKSCSKWVKYWADVLINLRRKCRLVVEGRSKRIGPTPFEVRIMRVGNLYDVLEQWTKAVDNGGEMSTLQSVEEEYYPEDTGVQKEEIVVENYTEDPLDEEFVATFAKPVEEQTAQTVTTHMHLRKHSGEGYKQLVNHQHQTEYVELTTLHNATSEFLRPKSSAMSEPQERLKESLKRTTEKLETVMKKRRIDDSQFAIAQALTNMSAAILALSNSLNDLAQALANGTMS; via the exons ATGGAACTTATGAACTCCGAACTG AAACCGAAGTCAGCCTCGAATTTGCAGAAAGAGGAGCTGGTGTTGATATTCGAGGAGTATCAACAGAAGGCGAAGCTGGAGAACCTGGACGACAGCAAGGAGCGTCAAAAGTTCTGGACGGAGGCGACACAGCGACTGAACAAGATCGAGGGCGGCACGGTCAAATCATGCTCGAAGTGGGTGAAGTATTGGGCGGACGTGCTGATCAACCTGCGCCGAAAATGTCGGCTGGTGGTGGAGGGACGCTCGAAGCGCATCGGACCCACCCCGTTCGAGGTGCGCATCATGCGAGTGGGCAACCTGTACGATGTGCTGGAACAGTGGACCAAAGCGGTCGACAATGGCGGCGAAATGAGCACGCTGCAAAGCGTGGAGGAGGAATACTATCCCGAGGACACCGGCGTACAGAAGGAAGAAATAGTGGTGGAAAACTACACGGAGGACCCGCTGGACGAAGAGTTTGTGGCCACCTTTGCCAAACCGGTCGAGGAGCAGACGGCCCAAACCGTcaccacacacatgcatctTCGGAAACATTCGGGCGAAGGCTATAAGCAGCTGGtcaaccaccagcaccagacCGAGTACGTCGAGCTGACCACGCTGCACAATGCCACCAGCGAATTTTTACGACCCAAGAGCAGTGCAATGTCGGAGCCACAGGAGCGGCTGAAGGAGAGCCTGAAGCGCACCACCGAAAAGCTGGAAACAGTGATGAAGAAGCGAAGGATTGACGATTCTCAGTTTGCCATCGCCCAGGCGCTCACGAACATGTCCGCCGCCATATTGGCCCTCTCGAACAGTTTGAACGATCTGGCACAAGCCCTCGCCAACGGCACCATGTCGTGA
- the LOC1269555 gene encoding pancreatic triacylglycerol lipase isoform X1, with the protein MLSFLASSLLAISIICSVDPGLTGPLDALSWARMDNINLPWLPYENMTRCYGELGCLNITKEWYHLIFRPFNVFPLPRSVINTRFILYTEKNPTDGQLLQAEAKDTLVKSHFNPDWATKFIIHGFIDTPLSNWVSEMRDELITRGGLNVIVVDWAGGSLPLYTQATANTRLVGLEIAYLIRKLQEYRGLQPEDVHLIGHSLGAHTAAYAGERIPGLGRITGLDPAEPYFQGMGPIVRLDPTDATLVDVIHTDGRSVFRLEIPGYGMSHACGHLDFYPNNGKEQPGCALSQEGAATIPLTLIKDGIEEASRVLLACNHIRAIKLFIDSINGKCPYVAHRCPSYQHFLSGNCFKCTSGNCALMGYHASLPITTARQNVSENDVISGSSSVPVAPQPGKYFLATGRDFPFCQRHYRFTVELAKPKVAEPWVQGHLTAGIFSERGALRNIDLTPKGTARLEHGTTYQVVVTNPHDLGDRIRKVELAWTHDMNVLEPTTLCLFWCNSHLYVKSIQVETMQMPSREKRNIEYPNKLCAPKREYADIASRGSYSFYDNCKR; encoded by the exons ATGTTGAGCTTTCTAGCTTCATCATTATTAGCTATAAGCATCATCTGCTCGGTTGATCCCGGCCTGACAGGTCCCCTGGATGCGCTGAGCTGGGCCCGGATGGACAACATCAACCTTCCCTGGCTGCCGT ATGAAAATATGACACGATGTTATGGCGAGCTGGGCTGTCTGAACATCACCAAGGAATGGTACCATCTGATCTTCCGGCCGTTCAACGTGTTTCCGCTACCGCGCAGCGTCATCAACACGCGCTTCATCCTGTACACCGAGAAGAACCCTACCGATGGGCAGCTGCTGCAGGCCGAGGCAAAGGATACGCTCGTCAAGTCCCACTTCAACCCGGACTGGGCGACCAAGTTCATCATCCACGGCTTCATCGATACGCCCCTGTCCAACTGGGTGTCCGAGATGCGCGATGAGCTGATCACGCGCGGTGGTCTGAACGTGATCGTGGTCGATTGGGCCGGCGGATCACTGCCGCTCTACACGCAGGCAACGGCCAACACACGACTCGTCGGTTTGGAGATTGCTTACCTCATCCGGAAGCTGCAAGAATACCGGGGACTGCAGCCGGAAGACGTCCATCTGATTGGACATTCACTCGGTGCTCATACGGCGGCGTACGCGGGAGAGCGTATTCCAGGGTTGGGACGCATTACCGGGCTCGATCCAGCGGAACCGTACTTCCAGGGTATGGGACCTATCGTACGGTTGGATCCGACCGACGCCACCCTCGTGGACGTCATCCACACCGATGGAAGAAGTGTGTTCCGGCTAGAAATCCCCGGCTACGGTATGTCGCACGCCTGTGGCCATCTTGATTTCTATCCCAACAACGGCAAGGAGCAGCCGGGCTGTGCACTGTCGCAGGAGGGTGCCGCCACCATTCCGCTGACACTTATTAAGGATGGCATTGAGGAGGCGTCAAGGGTGTTGCTGGCCTGTAATCATATCCGCGCCATCAAACTGTTCATCGACAGCATCAACGGCAAATGTCCGTATGTCG CACATCGGTGTCCATCGTATCAGCATTTCCTCAGCGGCAACTGCTTCAAGTGTACGTCCGGCAATTGCGCACTGATGGGCTATCATGCCTCACTGCCCATCACAACCGCCCGGCAAAACGTGTCCGAGAACGATGTCATCAGCGGCTCATCCAGTGTCCCGGTAGCGCCCCAGCCGGGCAAATACTTTCTTGCCACGGGGCGTGATTTTCCATTCTGTC AACGTCACTATCGATTTACGGTTGAACTGGCAAAACCGAAAGTGGCTGAACCGTGGGTACAGGGCCATCTGACTGCGGGCATCTTCTCGGAGCGAGGTGCCCTGCGCAACATCGACCTGACACCGAAAGGCACCGCTCGGCTGGAGCACGGCACAACGTACCAGGTGGTGGTCACCAATCCACACGATCTTGGCGATCGCATTCGCAAGGTAGAGCTGGCCTGGACGCACGACATGAACGTGCTGGAGCCGACCACGCTGTGTCTGTTCTGGTGCAACAGCCATCTGTACGTGAAATCGATTCAAGTTGAAACGATGCAGATGCCCTCGCGAGA AAAACGGAACATTGAATATCCGAACAAGCTGTGCGCACCGAAGCGCGAATACGCCGACATTGCCAGCCGCGGGTCCTACTCGTTCTACGATAACTGCAAACGGTAA
- the LOC1269555 gene encoding pancreatic triacylglycerol lipase isoform X2, which yields MTRCYGELGCLNITKEWYHLIFRPFNVFPLPRSVINTRFILYTEKNPTDGQLLQAEAKDTLVKSHFNPDWATKFIIHGFIDTPLSNWVSEMRDELITRGGLNVIVVDWAGGSLPLYTQATANTRLVGLEIAYLIRKLQEYRGLQPEDVHLIGHSLGAHTAAYAGERIPGLGRITGLDPAEPYFQGMGPIVRLDPTDATLVDVIHTDGRSVFRLEIPGYGMSHACGHLDFYPNNGKEQPGCALSQEGAATIPLTLIKDGIEEASRVLLACNHIRAIKLFIDSINGKCPYVAHRCPSYQHFLSGNCFKCTSGNCALMGYHASLPITTARQNVSENDVISGSSSVPVAPQPGKYFLATGRDFPFCQRHYRFTVELAKPKVAEPWVQGHLTAGIFSERGALRNIDLTPKGTARLEHGTTYQVVVTNPHDLGDRIRKVELAWTHDMNVLEPTTLCLFWCNSHLYVKSIQVETMQMPSREKRNIEYPNKLCAPKREYADIASRGSYSFYDNCKR from the exons ATGACACGATGTTATGGCGAGCTGGGCTGTCTGAACATCACCAAGGAATGGTACCATCTGATCTTCCGGCCGTTCAACGTGTTTCCGCTACCGCGCAGCGTCATCAACACGCGCTTCATCCTGTACACCGAGAAGAACCCTACCGATGGGCAGCTGCTGCAGGCCGAGGCAAAGGATACGCTCGTCAAGTCCCACTTCAACCCGGACTGGGCGACCAAGTTCATCATCCACGGCTTCATCGATACGCCCCTGTCCAACTGGGTGTCCGAGATGCGCGATGAGCTGATCACGCGCGGTGGTCTGAACGTGATCGTGGTCGATTGGGCCGGCGGATCACTGCCGCTCTACACGCAGGCAACGGCCAACACACGACTCGTCGGTTTGGAGATTGCTTACCTCATCCGGAAGCTGCAAGAATACCGGGGACTGCAGCCGGAAGACGTCCATCTGATTGGACATTCACTCGGTGCTCATACGGCGGCGTACGCGGGAGAGCGTATTCCAGGGTTGGGACGCATTACCGGGCTCGATCCAGCGGAACCGTACTTCCAGGGTATGGGACCTATCGTACGGTTGGATCCGACCGACGCCACCCTCGTGGACGTCATCCACACCGATGGAAGAAGTGTGTTCCGGCTAGAAATCCCCGGCTACGGTATGTCGCACGCCTGTGGCCATCTTGATTTCTATCCCAACAACGGCAAGGAGCAGCCGGGCTGTGCACTGTCGCAGGAGGGTGCCGCCACCATTCCGCTGACACTTATTAAGGATGGCATTGAGGAGGCGTCAAGGGTGTTGCTGGCCTGTAATCATATCCGCGCCATCAAACTGTTCATCGACAGCATCAACGGCAAATGTCCGTATGTCG CACATCGGTGTCCATCGTATCAGCATTTCCTCAGCGGCAACTGCTTCAAGTGTACGTCCGGCAATTGCGCACTGATGGGCTATCATGCCTCACTGCCCATCACAACCGCCCGGCAAAACGTGTCCGAGAACGATGTCATCAGCGGCTCATCCAGTGTCCCGGTAGCGCCCCAGCCGGGCAAATACTTTCTTGCCACGGGGCGTGATTTTCCATTCTGTC AACGTCACTATCGATTTACGGTTGAACTGGCAAAACCGAAAGTGGCTGAACCGTGGGTACAGGGCCATCTGACTGCGGGCATCTTCTCGGAGCGAGGTGCCCTGCGCAACATCGACCTGACACCGAAAGGCACCGCTCGGCTGGAGCACGGCACAACGTACCAGGTGGTGGTCACCAATCCACACGATCTTGGCGATCGCATTCGCAAGGTAGAGCTGGCCTGGACGCACGACATGAACGTGCTGGAGCCGACCACGCTGTGTCTGTTCTGGTGCAACAGCCATCTGTACGTGAAATCGATTCAAGTTGAAACGATGCAGATGCCCTCGCGAGA AAAACGGAACATTGAATATCCGAACAAGCTGTGCGCACCGAAGCGCGAATACGCCGACATTGCCAGCCGCGGGTCCTACTCGTTCTACGATAACTGCAAACGGTAA